Proteins co-encoded in one Papaver somniferum cultivar HN1 chromosome 5, ASM357369v1, whole genome shotgun sequence genomic window:
- the LOC113282799 gene encoding tyrosine/DOPA decarboxylase 3, translating into MGSLNTEDVLEHSSAFGATNPLDPEEFRRQGHMIIDFLADYYRDVEKYPVRSQVEPGYLRKRLPETAPYNPESIETILQDVTSEIIPGLTHWQSPNYYAYFPSSGSVAGFLGEMLSTGFNVVGFNWMSSPAATELESIVMDWFGKMLNLPKSYLFSGTGGGVLQGTTCEAILCTLTAARDRKLNKIGREHIGRLVVYGSDQTHCALQKAAQIAGINPKNFRAVKTFKANSFGLAASTLREVILEDIEAGLIPLFVCPTVGTTSSTAVDPIGPICEVAKEYEMWVHIDAAYAGSACICPEFRHFIDGVEEADSFSLNAHKWFFTTLDCCCLWVKDPSSLVKALSTNPEYLRNKATESRQVVDYKDWQIALSRRFRSMKLWMVLRSYGVTNLRNFLRSHVRMAKTFEGLVGADRRFEITVPRTFAMVCFRLLPPTTVKVCGENGVHQNGNGVIAVLRNENEELVLANKLNQVYLETVNATGSVYMTHAVVGGVYMIRFAVGSTLTEERHVIHAWEVLQEHADLILSKFDEANFSS; encoded by the coding sequence ATGGGTAGTCTTAACACAGAAGATGTTCTTGAACACAGTTCAGCTTTCGGTGcaacaaacccattagacccaGAAGAATTCAGAAGACAAGGTCATATGATAATCGACTTCTTAGCTGATTATTACAGAGATGTCGAGAAATATCCAGTTCGAAGTCAAGTAGAACCCGGTTATCTACGTAAAAGATTACCAGAAACAGCTCCATACAATCCAGAATCTATCGAAACGATTCTTCAAGATGTGACGAGTGAGATTATTCCAGGGTTAACACATTGGCAAAGTCCTAATTACTATGCTTATTTCCCTTCCAGTGGTTCCGTTGCTGGATTCCTCGGTGAAATGCTTAGTACTGGTTTTAATGTCGTTGGTTTTAACTGGATGTCTTCACCTGCTGCTACAGAACTCGAGAGTATTGTTATGGATTGGTTCGGCAAAATGCTTAACCTTCCAAAATCATACTTGTTCTCTGGTACCGGTGGTGGAGTTTTACAGGGAACTACTTGTGAAGCTATCTTATGTACATTAACAGCTGCAAGAGACAGAAAGTTGAACAAAATCGGTCGTGAACATATCGGAAGATTAGTTGTTTATGGATCTGATCAGACTCACTGTGCACTACAGAAAGCTGCTCAGATTGCAGGAATCAACCCCAAGAACTTCCGTGCTGTTAAGACGTTTAAAGCTAATTCATTCGGATTAGCAGCTTCAACTCTAAGAGAAGTTATTCTTGAAGATATTGAAGCCGGGTTGATCCCTCTGTTTGTATGTCCAACGGTCGGAACTACATCATCGACTGCAGTGGATCCAATCGGTCCTATCTGTGAAGTGGCGAAAGAATACGAAATGTGGGTTCACATCGACGCAGCTTACGCTGGAAGTGCATGTATCTGTCCCGAGTTTAGACACTTTATCGACGGAGTGGAGGAAGCTGATTCATTCAGTCTCAATGCGCATAAATGGTTTTTCACAACTTTGGATTGTTGTTGTCTTTGGGTTAAAGATCCAAGTTCCCTGGTTAAAGCTCTTTCCACAAATCCTGAGTACTTGAGAAACAAAGCTACAGAGTCAAGACAGGTCGTTGACTACAAAGACTGGCAGATCGCACTCAGTCGCCGATTCCGATCCATGAAGCTTTGGATGGTTTTACGTAGCTATGGTGTGACTAATCTGAGAAATTTCTTGAGGAGTCACGTTAGAATGGCAAAGACATTTGAGGGTCTCGTTGGTGCGGATAGGAGATTCGAAATTACTGTGCCTAGGACGTTCGCTATGGTCTGCTTCCGCCTTTTACCCCCAACAACCGTAAAGGTATGCGGTGAAAATGGAGTACACCAGAATGGAAACGGGGTCATTGCAGTACTACGCAATGAAAATGAAGAATTAGTCCTTGCTAATAAGCTGAATCAAGTGTATTTAGAGACGGTCAATGCAACAGGTAGTGTTTATATGACACATGCGGTCGTCGGAGGTGTCTACATGATTCGGTTCGCAGTCGGTTCGACCTTGACAGAGGAACGCCATGTTATTCATGCTTGGGAGGTTTTGCAAGAGCATGCAGATCTGATTCTTAGTAAGTTCGATGAAGCAAATTTTTCAAGTTAA